The Daucus carota subsp. sativus chromosome 7, DH1 v3.0, whole genome shotgun sequence genome window below encodes:
- the LOC108193896 gene encoding peroxidase 51-like, giving the protein MGGFRLVVCLWSVWISLSLILVSAQVPNYYANVCPNVESIVRNVVRTKIQQTFVTIPATLRLFFHDCFVQGCDASVMIASSGSNTAEKDHSDNLSLAGDGFDTVIKAKAAVDAVASCKNKVSCADILAIATRDVVALSGGPSYTVELGRLDGLVSKSSDVNGKLPKAGFNLDQLNSLFANNGLSQTDMIALSAAHSLGFSHCNQFAKRIQKPIDPTLNKTYATQLQQMCPKNVDPTIAINMDPITPRTFDNVYYQNLQQGMGLFSSDQVLFTDSRSKPTVNSWASNSAAFEKAFSTAMTKLGRVGVKTGSNGNIRRDCSSFN; this is encoded by the exons ATGGGGGGATTTAGACTTGTGGTGTGCCTGTGGTCAGTCTGGATTAGTTTGAGCCTAATACTTGTGTCCGCGCAAGTGCCGAATTACTACGCTAATGTGTGTCCGAACGTCGAAAGCATTGTAAGAAATGTTGTTCGAACTAAAATTCAACAGACTTTCGTTACGATACCCGCAACTCTCCGTCTCTTCTTCCATGATTGTTTTGTCCAG GGTTGTGATGCTTCGGTGATGATTGCGTCTTCGGGAAGTAACACTGCGGAGAAAGACCATTCGGATAATCTGTCATTAGCCGGAGACGGATTTGACACCGTGATCAAAGCTAAAGCTGCTGTTGATGCTGTCGCGAGCTGCAAAAACAAGGTTTCTTGTGCTGACATTCTTGCCATTGCCACCAGGGATGTCGTTGCCCTG TCAGGGGGACCATCATATACTGTGGAATTGGGAAGGCTAGACGGGCTGGTTTCGAAATCTTCGGACGTGAATGGGAAGTTGCCGAAGGCAGGATTCAATTTGGATCAGCTCAACTCTCTTTTTGCAAACAATGGATTAAGCCAAACTGATATGATTGCACTCTCAG CGGCCCATAGCTTGGGATTTTCTCACTGTAATCAGTTTGCAAAGCGAATTCAGAAACCAATAGACCCTACCTTAAACAAGACCTACGCGACTCAACTGCAGCAAATGTGTCCTAAAAATGTCGACCCAACAATAGCCATAAACATGGATCCCATCACTCCTAGAACTTTTGACAATGTTTACTACCAAAATCTCCAGCAGGGCATGGGACTGTTCTCTTCCGATCAAGTCCTCTTCACAGATTCACGATCCAAGCCGACCGTCAATTCATGGGCCAGCAACTCTGCAGCATTCGAAAAAGCCTTTAGTACAGCAATGACGAAGTTGGGTCGAGTCGGAGTCAAGACAGGGAGCAATGGAAACATTCGGCGTGATTGCTCTTCGTTCAACTAA
- the LOC108194032 gene encoding LOB domain-containing protein 37 has product MSCNGCRVLRKGCSENCILQPCLQWIQTPEAQGHATVFVAKFFGRAGLMSFISAVPHPQRPALFQSLLFEAAGRTVNPVNGAVGLLSSGNWHICQAAVETVLRGGALRPLTDLESSSSECTDILKLKDSTSTSRLRVEKRRRYEPEMKLPDPSPNFSGANLPAKMTLEKRRSETPSRTSEESVTTSCYESGSGLREVKLLNLF; this is encoded by the exons ATGAGCTGCAACGGATGCCGAGTCCTGAGGAAAGGATGCAGTGAAAACTGCATACTGCAACCATGCTTACAGTGGATCCAAACTCCTGAAGCTCAAGGCCACGCCACCGTCTTTGTCGCCAAGTTTTTCGGCCGCGCTGGCCTCATGTCTTTCATCTCCGCTGTTCCTCATCCTCAGAGACCTG CTCTCTTTCAGTCTTTGTTGTTCGAAGCTGCTGGAAGGACCGTAAATCCAGTCAACGGAGCCGTCGGTCTTCTGTCCTCAGGCAACTGGCACATCTGCCAAGCCGCCGTCGAAACAGTGCTGCGCGGCGGCGCGTTGCGTCCACTCACAGATCTGGAATCATCATCTTCTGAATGCACTGATATACTCAAGCTTAAAGATTCGACCTCTACTTCTCGGTTAAGAGTGGAGAAGCGTCGGCGATACGAGCCAGAGATGAAGCTGCCTGATCCATCTCCTAATTTCTCTGGAGCAAATTTGCCGGCGAAGATGACGTTAGAGAAGCGGCGATCGGAGACGCCTTCGAGAACATCGGAGGAGTCGGTGACGACGTCGTGTTACGAAAGCGGAAGTGGATTACGAGAAGTTAAACTGCTTAATTTGTTTTAA
- the LOC108193895 gene encoding scarecrow-like protein 32: MMHFTGTSTPPQMHQIAPFSGFYSSINQVVHSTLPPWPHSIFQPSSRSLRDSYSIEQLLIHCANAIETNDSTSTQQILWVLNNIAPSDGDSSERLTCAFLRALVTRAARYGTCKVIPSIPNVQKPIYKFSMMELASFVDLTPWHRFGFTAANAAILEAVESYSVIHIIDLSSTHCMQIPTLIEALANRVKIPTLVKLTIASATNNIRPIFNISYQDLGTKLVNFARSRNIVLEFKVISSTASNGFLSLIDELKIQQLVHPKRDEALVVNCHMMLHYIPEETLNPQMNFLDSSSASFRTMFLKAVHSLNPTLVLLVDEDADLTSKSLVCRLRSAFNYLWIPYDIIDTYLPHDSKQRQWYEADIGWKIENVVAEDGSRRVERAEAKNKCVERMRNAKFREVGFGEAAVDEVRSMLDEHAAGWGLKREQEHLMLTWKGHSVVFATAWIPNSFDQ; the protein is encoded by the coding sequence ATGATGCACTTTACCGGCACTAGTACTCCTCCACAAATGCACCAAATCGCGCCATTTTCAGGTTTTTACAGTAGTATTAACCAAGTAGTCCACAGTACTCTACCACCATGGCCTCACTCAATATTTCAGCCTTCATCAAGGTCCCTCCGCGACTCCTATTCCATTGAGCAATTACTAATCCACTGTGCCAATGCAATCGAAACTAATGACTCAACATCAACACAACAGATCCTATGGGTTCTAAATAACATTGCACCCTCAGATGGTGATTCCAGTGAACGCCTCACTTGTGCCTTCCTCCGAGCCCTCGTGACTCGTGCAGCTCGATATGGCACTTGCAAAGTCATTCCTTCAATTCCTAATGTTCAGAAGCCTATCTACAAATTCTCCATGATGGAACTAGCCAGCTTCGTTGACTTAACTCCGTGGCACCGGTTTGGCTTCACAGCTGCTAATGCAGCCATTTTAGAAGCTGTGGAAAGCTACTCAGTCATTCACATAATTGATCTGAGCTCAACTCATTGCATGCAAATTCCCACTCTTATTGAAGCTCTAGCTAACCGCGTCAAGATCCCCACACTAGTCAAGCTAACTATCGCGAGTGCCACCAACAATATCCGCCCTATTTTCAACATATCGTACCAGGATTTAGGTACAAAATTAGTAAACTTTGCTAGGTCTCGTAATATTGTATTGGAATTTAAAGTAATTTCTTCTACCGCTTCAAACGGATTTCTGTCACTAATTGATGAACTAAAGATTCAACAACTTGTACATCCCAAGCGAGACGAGGCTCTAGTAGTGAACTGCCACATGATGCTCCACTACATTCCTGAAGAAACCCTAAATCCGCAGATGAATTTTCTCGATTCTTCCTCAGCATCTTTCAGAACCATGTTCCTTAAAGCAGTACACAGTCTCAACCCAACACTAGTTCTGTTAGTAGACGAAGATGCAGATCTTACGTCAAAAAGTTTAGTGTGCCGCTTGAGATCAGCATTCAACTATTTGTGGATACCATATGATATAATCGACACGTATCTTCCACACGACAGTAAGCAGAGGCAGTGGTACGAGGCAGATATAGGGTGGAAAATAGAGAATGTGGTGGCAGAAGATGGTTCTAGAAGAGTGGAGAGGGCGGAGGCTAAGAACAAGTGTGTGGAACGGATGAGAAATGCGAAATTTAGAGAGGTTGGTTTTGGAGAAGCAGCAGTAGATGAAGTGAGGAGTATGTTGGATGAGCATGCAGCTGGGTGGGGATTGAAGAGGGAACAAGAACATCTTATGCTTACTTGGAAAGGACATAGTGTTGTTTTCGCAACTGCATGGATACCTAATTCGTTCGACCAATGA